The Tepidibacter aestuarii genome contains a region encoding:
- a CDS encoding sigma-70 family RNA polymerase sigma factor, which produces MNAYEEINELVKKSQNGDKDSLEKLLDTLKPLLISKCKHYFGYINEDLYQNGVIKSIELIQNFDFKKNTKFLGYMKFMISCFYWDQKKDELNSKEVSVNFDDNQSKDVYIEDFSNIETIEALSILNATEIKIVEKNLIQGHTLLEISKEMGISYSWVKRVKSQSVKKLEKYYSLNYSI; this is translated from the coding sequence ATGAATGCATATGAAGAAATCAATGAATTAGTTAAAAAGTCTCAAAACGGTGATAAAGACTCGTTAGAAAAACTGCTTGATACATTAAAACCACTTCTCATATCCAAGTGTAAGCACTACTTCGGATATATAAATGAAGATTTATATCAAAACGGAGTTATAAAATCAATAGAACTTATACAAAACTTTGACTTTAAAAAGAACACAAAATTCTTAGGATATATGAAATTTATGATAAGCTGCTTTTACTGGGATCAAAAAAAGGACGAACTTAATTCAAAAGAAGTGAGTGTAAACTTTGATGATAATCAAAGTAAAGATGTTTACATTGAAGACTTTTCAAATATAGAGACTATAGAAGCATTATCTATTTTAAATGCTACAGAAATAAAGATTGTAGAAAAGAATTTGATACAAGGACATACTCTACTAGAAATATCAAAAGAAATGGGTATATCCTATAGCTGGGTCAAAAGAGTTAAATCACAATCAGTTAAAAAACTAGAAAAATACTACTCACTAAACTA
- a CDS encoding M20 metallopeptidase family protein has protein sequence MYTDIINKIGDDNYSKMVDLRHQFHMYPELGYEEFKTAKTIADELERLGIEYKTNVAKTGVVGLIKGNSPGNTVLLRADMDALRINEEADVEYKSKVENRMHACGHDGHTAGLLGAAMILNKMRDKIHGNVKLVFQPAEEEQGGAKPMIDEGIMENPKVDAAFGCHLWGEMIEGEVHVRKGHMMAAPDLFRFTVKGKGGHGAVPHLSVDPIVIAAQVINNMQSIVSRRISPLESAVVSFGSINGGKSHNVIPNDVEVVGTVRTFSEEHRKFIPKAMENILKALTESQGASYEFKYEEKYPALINDEKMTELARNSFKKIVGEDNVFDMKEPTMGGEDFAYFGQLVPSSFIFVGISKDKDNLVAHHHPEFKWDDKNVLTIAKGLAQTAIDYLNG, from the coding sequence ATGTATACGGACATTATAAATAAAATAGGCGATGATAATTATAGCAAAATGGTAGATTTAAGACACCAATTTCACATGTATCCAGAGTTGGGTTATGAGGAGTTCAAGACAGCAAAGACTATTGCTGATGAGCTTGAACGACTAGGTATTGAGTATAAAACTAATGTTGCTAAGACTGGGGTTGTAGGTCTTATAAAAGGAAATAGTCCTGGTAATACAGTTCTCCTTCGTGCTGATATGGATGCTTTACGTATTAATGAAGAGGCAGATGTAGAGTATAAATCTAAGGTTGAGAATCGTATGCACGCGTGTGGTCATGATGGGCATACGGCAGGTCTTTTAGGTGCTGCAATGATATTAAATAAAATGAGGGACAAGATTCATGGTAATGTAAAGCTTGTGTTTCAACCGGCAGAGGAAGAGCAGGGGGGAGCAAAGCCTATGATAGATGAAGGTATTATGGAAAATCCTAAGGTAGATGCAGCTTTTGGATGTCATCTATGGGGAGAAATGATTGAAGGTGAAGTTCATGTAAGAAAAGGGCATATGATGGCTGCACCAGATTTGTTTAGGTTTACGGTAAAGGGAAAAGGAGGACATGGAGCAGTTCCTCATCTTAGTGTAGATCCTATTGTTATAGCTGCTCAAGTTATTAATAATATGCAGTCTATTGTAAGTAGAAGAATAAGTCCTCTTGAGAGTGCTGTTGTATCTTTTGGTTCTATTAATGGGGGAAAAAGCCATAATGTTATACCTAATGATGTAGAGGTTGTAGGTACTGTTAGAACGTTTAGTGAGGAGCATAGAAAGTTTATACCAAAGGCCATGGAGAATATATTAAAGGCGTTAACTGAGTCTCAAGGAGCAAGTTATGAATTTAAATATGAAGAGAAATATCCAGCACTTATAAATGATGAGAAGATGACCGAGCTTGCTAGAAATTCGTTTAAGAAAATAGTTGGAGAAGATAATGTGTTCGATATGAAGGAACCTACTATGGGTGGAGAGGATTTTGCATATTTTGGTCAATTAGTTCCATCGTCTTTTATATTTGTAGGAATTAGTAAGGATAAAGATAATCTAGTAGCTCATCACCATCCTGAGTTCAAGTGGGATGATAAGAATGTACTTACTATTGCTAAAGGTCTTGCTCAGACTGCTATAGATTATTTGAATGGATAA